A region of Saprospiraceae bacterium DNA encodes the following proteins:
- the cphA gene encoding cyanophycin synthetase, whose translation MRIREINVMRGPNYWSVRRHKLVVVVLDLEELEQRPTHTIDGFLDRLKALLPGMYEHRCSIGEPGGFFQRVTEGTWMGHVVEHIALEIQSIAGMEVGFGRTRTYGEEGVYHVVFDYLEEKVGIYAAKAAVRIAQAIIDNEPYNLAADIQEMRELRETGRLGPSTSGIIDEAVARGIPWIRLNKYSLCQLGYGFNQTRIQATVTSKTSSIGVDIAGDKEDTKFLLSQAEIPVPKGEIVRTEAGLKETIDYLKYPLAIKPINGNHGRGVTTNITNWEQALDAFNLAKRISNSVIIEQFIIGEDYRLLVINHKLVAAAKRLPARIIGDGTSSIQQLIDKTNADPRRGYGHEKVLTYITIDDISRKLLELKNYTTDSILAKDEILILKDTANLSTGGTSIDVTDIVHPGTIFMAERISRIVGLDICGIDFLTSDISKPVSETGGAVIEVNAGPGFRMHLAPAEGLPRNVAAPVIDMLYPPGKDSRIPIVAITGTNGKTTTTRLIAHMVKMMGYTVGYTTTDGIYIQNHLMMKGDCSGPGSAEFVLKDPTVNFAVFETARGGILRAGLGYKNCNVAIVTNVAPDHLGLKGIHTMEQLAKVKSVVVESILPEGYAILNADDDLVYAMRELQKGKLALFSMNENNPRIKKHMKNNGICALYENGYITICKGEWKLRIVNAVNVPLTFGGRASFMIQNILPAVLTGYIYGFELDDIRNALETFIPSPAQTPGRLNMFEFKNFTVMLDYAHNPAGLQALKNFVDKIDATNKVGIIAGIGDRRPEDNEGIGKVAAEMFDEIIIRQDKNLRGRSDKEIIDMLTVGIQQAEKETKLTVIKKERDAIAHAIENATEGSLIVICSDVVPDALEQVQKYKEIEAGNLYKFRKEDIPNT comes from the coding sequence ATGCGCATACGGGAAATCAATGTCATGAGAGGACCAAACTATTGGTCTGTCAGACGACATAAATTAGTTGTCGTTGTTTTGGATCTGGAAGAGTTGGAGCAAAGACCAACCCACACCATAGATGGTTTTTTAGATCGGCTTAAAGCTTTACTTCCCGGGATGTATGAGCATCGGTGTTCTATCGGTGAACCCGGTGGTTTTTTTCAAAGAGTCACAGAAGGAACCTGGATGGGCCATGTAGTCGAACATATAGCTCTTGAAATCCAAAGCATTGCCGGTATGGAAGTTGGATTTGGAAGAACTCGAACTTATGGTGAAGAGGGGGTTTATCATGTCGTTTTTGACTATCTCGAAGAAAAAGTAGGCATTTATGCGGCCAAAGCTGCCGTGCGAATTGCGCAAGCAATTATCGACAATGAACCTTATAATCTTGCAGCTGACATTCAGGAAATGCGGGAATTGCGGGAAACGGGAAGGCTTGGCCCCAGCACCTCTGGTATTATCGATGAAGCAGTTGCAAGGGGCATTCCATGGATCCGATTAAATAAATACAGCCTGTGCCAGCTAGGTTATGGATTTAACCAAACGAGGATACAAGCCACCGTCACTAGCAAAACATCATCTATTGGAGTTGATATTGCAGGTGATAAAGAAGACACTAAATTTTTACTCAGCCAAGCAGAAATACCTGTACCCAAAGGAGAAATCGTTCGCACGGAAGCCGGTTTGAAAGAAACCATCGATTATCTGAAGTATCCACTTGCTATCAAGCCCATTAATGGCAATCATGGCAGGGGAGTAACCACGAATATCACCAATTGGGAGCAGGCTTTGGATGCCTTTAACCTCGCCAAACGAATTTCAAATTCTGTGATTATCGAACAATTTATTATCGGCGAAGATTATCGCTTGCTGGTGATCAATCATAAATTGGTGGCCGCTGCCAAAAGATTGCCTGCAAGGATTATTGGAGACGGTACATCCAGTATTCAGCAATTAATTGATAAAACAAATGCAGACCCACGCAGAGGTTACGGACATGAAAAGGTTTTAACTTACATTACGATCGACGACATTTCGCGCAAATTGCTGGAACTCAAAAACTACACAACAGACAGTATTTTGGCAAAAGATGAAATCCTCATCCTAAAAGATACAGCCAACCTATCAACCGGTGGAACCAGCATTGATGTAACAGATATTGTGCATCCCGGAACCATTTTTATGGCCGAGCGCATCTCTCGCATCGTTGGACTTGATATTTGCGGTATTGATTTTCTGACCAGTGATATCAGCAAACCTGTTTCTGAAACGGGAGGCGCCGTCATTGAAGTCAATGCCGGACCCGGATTCCGCATGCATTTAGCCCCGGCAGAAGGCCTTCCCAGAAATGTAGCTGCACCCGTGATAGATATGCTCTACCCTCCGGGTAAAGACAGCAGGATACCCATCGTTGCAATCACCGGCACCAATGGGAAAACCACAACGACCCGGCTTATCGCGCATATGGTAAAAATGATGGGTTACACTGTGGGTTATACGACAACAGATGGTATCTATATCCAAAACCATCTCATGATGAAAGGAGACTGCAGTGGACCCGGAAGCGCTGAATTCGTACTCAAAGATCCAACCGTCAATTTTGCTGTGTTTGAGACCGCACGAGGGGGCATATTAAGAGCTGGACTGGGATATAAAAATTGCAATGTCGCAATCGTTACAAATGTAGCCCCTGACCACCTAGGTCTTAAAGGAATCCATACCATGGAGCAATTGGCAAAGGTAAAATCAGTTGTTGTAGAGTCGATTCTTCCTGAAGGCTATGCGATCCTAAACGCAGACGATGATCTCGTTTATGCCATGCGTGAGTTACAAAAAGGAAAACTGGCCTTATTTTCTATGAATGAAAACAATCCCAGGATCAAAAAACACATGAAGAATAATGGGATTTGTGCCTTATATGAAAATGGCTACATTACGATTTGTAAAGGAGAATGGAAGCTGCGCATTGTGAATGCCGTGAATGTTCCGCTCACTTTTGGCGGTCGTGCAAGTTTCATGATCCAAAACATCCTTCCTGCAGTGCTTACGGGATATATTTATGGATTTGAATTGGATGACATTCGCAATGCTCTAGAAACTTTTATTCCATCTCCTGCTCAAACCCCGGGCAGGCTCAACATGTTTGAGTTTAAAAATTTTACAGTAATGCTCGATTATGCTCATAATCCTGCCGGACTCCAGGCTTTGAAAAATTTCGTAGATAAAATTGATGCTACGAACAAAGTGGGCATTATCGCTGGCATCGGAGACCGCAGACCGGAAGACAACGAAGGCATTGGAAAAGTGGCTGCAGAAATGTTTGATGAGATCATCATCAGGCAGGATAAAAATCTTCGGGGTCGTTCTGATAAGGAAATTATCGATATGCTCACTGTGGGCATCCAGCAGGCAGAAAAAGAAACGAAACTCACGGTCATTAAAAAAGAACGAGATGCCATAGCTCATGCTATTGAAAATGCAACGGAAGGTTCCTTAATTGTCATTTGCAGTGATGTAGTGCCAGATGCACTCGAACAGGTTCAGAAATACAAAGAAATTGAAGCCGGAAATCTCTATAAATTCAGAAAAGAAGACATTCCGAACACTTAA
- a CDS encoding vanadium-dependent haloperoxidase yields MKNLMNKLLSSFVIVLLTFSSCNKTDVIEEGNTLLKSQESDVYHEWSNVFMEVERYASFFRPGPAPRALAYLGLSAYEACLGGMPEYQSLQYRFGITDMPEIQKNLYWPAVINASYGYLMIKFFENVTFKDKSGNTLDQRQFLNLIRSKEAELKASYRKDAIETILINSEAHGKEVAAAIWRFAISDAVGHNAHLNPYPDPVNASGCEWVPTDPLTVTDRGLFPQWGKVRRFALSQADMDALVAPITCSSDTGSHYYLQARECYVLTNLARKEPTGDLEHMAEFWSDDRVGWTFSPPTRLIAIADQIIENENMDLETVAVMYARLGLALNEAGVIAWYNKYKYNVERPITFIQREIDPNWTIPWLGFTPPFPAYPSGHSTFGFAGVGILEAFVGGNYPFTDNCHANRTDFLGRARSFNTLRDLANENALSRLPLGVHYRMDYDSGNFCGTLAARKVLELPWKK; encoded by the coding sequence ATGAAAAATCTCATGAACAAGCTGTTATCGAGCTTTGTGATTGTCTTACTGACGTTCTCCTCTTGTAATAAAACGGACGTAATAGAAGAAGGTAATACCCTGTTAAAATCTCAGGAAAGTGATGTTTATCACGAATGGAGCAACGTATTTATGGAAGTTGAGCGCTATGCTTCCTTCTTCAGACCCGGACCCGCGCCAAGAGCCTTAGCTTATTTAGGATTAAGTGCTTACGAAGCCTGCTTAGGCGGCATGCCTGAATATCAATCTTTGCAATACAGATTTGGCATTACAGATATGCCTGAAATTCAAAAGAATTTGTACTGGCCTGCAGTTATTAATGCTTCTTACGGGTATCTGATGATCAAATTTTTTGAAAATGTAACATTTAAAGATAAAAGTGGAAATACGCTGGACCAAAGACAATTTTTAAATTTAATCAGATCCAAAGAAGCTGAACTTAAAGCCAGTTATCGCAAAGATGCCATTGAAACAATTCTGATTAACTCTGAAGCTCATGGCAAAGAAGTTGCTGCTGCCATTTGGAGGTTTGCGATATCAGATGCGGTTGGACATAATGCCCACCTTAATCCTTATCCTGATCCTGTAAATGCAAGCGGTTGTGAATGGGTCCCCACAGATCCGCTTACAGTGACCGACAGAGGATTATTTCCGCAATGGGGAAAAGTGAGGAGATTTGCTTTGAGTCAAGCTGATATGGATGCTTTAGTAGCACCTATTACTTGTAGTTCAGATACTGGTTCTCATTACTACTTGCAAGCAAGGGAGTGTTATGTGTTAACAAATCTCGCCAGAAAGGAGCCTACAGGTGACTTAGAACATATGGCTGAGTTTTGGAGTGACGATCGCGTTGGTTGGACTTTTAGCCCTCCTACCCGACTGATCGCCATTGCTGATCAAATTATAGAAAATGAAAACATGGACCTGGAAACCGTTGCGGTGATGTATGCACGCCTCGGTTTGGCTTTGAATGAAGCAGGTGTTATTGCATGGTATAATAAATATAAATACAATGTTGAAAGACCTATAACCTTTATTCAAAGAGAGATTGACCCGAACTGGACCATTCCATGGTTAGGATTTACACCACCCTTTCCAGCTTATCCTTCCGGTCATTCGACTTTTGGATTCGCAGGTGTAGGTATCTTGGAAGCTTTTGTTGGTGGTAATTATCCATTTACTGATAATTGTCATGCCAATAGAACTGATTTTCTGGGAAGAGCAAGATCCTTTAACACATTGCGCGATCTAGCCAATGAAAATGCCTTGAGCCGATTACCGCTAGGTGTGCATTACAGAATGGATTATGACAGTGGAAATTTCTGCGGAACACTAGCTGCCAGAAAAGTACTCGAATTGCCCTGGAAAAAATAA
- a CDS encoding Hsp20/alpha crystallin family protein, translated as MMYSNFYACSPKSCGTESQVRKTAEMKREIFHKPFMNQKEMEDAIELEFSLPGVSKENIKLEWQEQVLTLNATRILNREGMTLKHREFSDRKFKAILRIGDSLDVSSANAQFEHGVLKIKIAKKPIAKISIEVK; from the coding sequence ATGATGTATTCAAATTTTTACGCTTGTAGCCCCAAAAGCTGTGGAACCGAAAGTCAGGTTCGCAAAACTGCTGAAATGAAAAGGGAAATATTCCACAAACCCTTCATGAATCAAAAAGAGATGGAAGATGCTATTGAATTGGAGTTCTCATTACCTGGTGTCTCCAAAGAAAACATTAAATTAGAATGGCAAGAACAGGTATTGACTCTAAACGCAACTCGCATCCTCAACAGAGAAGGAATGACGCTTAAACACCGTGAATTTTCAGATCGGAAATTCAAAGCTATTTTGAGAATTGGAGACAGTCTTGATGTTTCATCTGCAAATGCACAGTTTGAACATGGCGTGTTAAAGATTAAAATTGCTAAAAAACCTATTGCTAAAATTTCAATTGAAGTGAAATAA
- a CDS encoding Hsp20/alpha crystallin family protein: protein MRNNFNALVPFVQIVDDLFSKSFSDVSGGSLLRNQTPALNILELEKEFKLELAAPGLDKADFKIHVENNFLNISAEKKETINEEKENYRRREFSYHSFKRSFELPQNVQADNISAKYENGILNVSIPKSVIEQKQNKTIEIA from the coding sequence ATGAGAAACAATTTCAATGCATTAGTACCATTTGTTCAGATCGTGGATGATCTATTTTCTAAAAGTTTTAGCGATGTGAGCGGAGGATCTCTTCTGCGCAATCAAACGCCTGCTTTAAATATTTTGGAGCTTGAAAAAGAGTTCAAATTAGAATTGGCAGCGCCCGGTTTGGATAAAGCTGATTTTAAAATTCATGTCGAAAACAATTTTCTAAACATTTCTGCCGAAAAGAAAGAAACAATAAATGAAGAAAAAGAAAACTATCGCAGACGTGAATTCAGTTATCACTCTTTCAAAAGATCTTTCGAATTGCCACAAAATGTACAGGCAGATAACATTTCAGCAAAATATGAAAACGGAATTTTAAATGTTTCAATTCCTAAATCCGTCATAGAGCAAAAGCAAAATAAAACGATCGAGATCGCATAA
- a CDS encoding transglycosylase SLT domain-containing protein — protein sequence MKSIFSILIAVACLQNASSNSGVDSLLTKENLANNPAAFEDLIITRLGLMQCLVFAKAEEDVIDQVKRFVGKNRNRAMELLHRTETYFPLIDKIFAEYELPNELKYLTIVESSLVINAKSYAGAAGLWQLMPSTARLLNLRVDDKIDQRLDPVLSTHAAARYFKTLYGMFNDWSLVLAAYNCGENRIKRLLQSSSKKDFWSLRSNLPRQTQLFVPAFIGATYFIEYSDEHEMILDVNHIESNRLTFAKIFKEVRLKDLYKKTNITPDVFKAFNPVYKRGLIPASPKGFYISLPDSLMVEFIDYYTYRNNKNQSMSEVQTLMEFATLSDAEIISFCRPQITHPDNISIVQVNEHSIAFQFSPKSIDEIPIPPMEPSAEFKYHIVGIRESLFSISEIHQVELEDLISWNELTNPESLQVGTVLKIKAERL from the coding sequence CTCCAATTCCGGAGTTGATTCTCTTTTGACAAAAGAGAATCTGGCAAACAATCCGGCAGCTTTCGAAGATCTCATCATTACCCGCCTTGGACTAATGCAATGTCTGGTATTTGCCAAAGCCGAAGAAGATGTCATTGATCAGGTGAAAAGGTTTGTTGGTAAAAACCGCAACCGGGCGATGGAATTATTGCATCGCACCGAAACTTATTTCCCACTCATCGATAAAATATTTGCGGAATACGAACTCCCGAACGAATTAAAGTATCTTACCATTGTTGAGTCTTCATTGGTCATCAATGCAAAGTCTTATGCAGGCGCTGCCGGATTATGGCAATTGATGCCATCCACAGCAAGATTGTTGAATCTCCGCGTCGATGATAAAATTGATCAGCGCTTAGATCCCGTATTATCCACTCATGCAGCTGCCCGTTATTTTAAAACTTTGTATGGGATGTTTAATGATTGGTCATTGGTTCTAGCAGCATACAACTGTGGCGAAAATCGCATCAAGAGATTATTGCAAAGTTCCAGTAAAAAGGATTTTTGGAGTTTGCGTTCAAATTTACCTCGTCAGACGCAGTTATTTGTTCCAGCTTTTATTGGCGCTACTTATTTTATTGAATATTCTGACGAGCACGAAATGATTTTAGATGTGAATCACATTGAATCCAATAGACTCACTTTCGCTAAAATATTTAAAGAAGTACGCTTAAAGGATTTGTATAAAAAGACAAACATAACTCCGGATGTATTTAAAGCCTTCAATCCGGTTTATAAAAGAGGTCTCATACCAGCTAGTCCTAAAGGATTTTACATCAGTTTACCGGATAGCCTCATGGTTGAATTTATTGACTATTATACTTACAGAAATAATAAAAATCAATCCATGAGTGAAGTTCAGACGCTTATGGAATTTGCCACGCTCTCAGATGCGGAGATTATCTCCTTTTGCAGACCTCAAATTACGCATCCCGACAATATCTCCATCGTTCAGGTCAATGAACACAGCATAGCTTTTCAATTCAGTCCGAAATCAATTGATGAAATACCAATTCCGCCGATGGAGCCCTCAGCTGAATTTAAATATCACATTGTTGGTATAAGGGAGTCTCTATTTTCCATTTCTGAAATTCATCAGGTTGAACTTGAAGATCTCATAAGCTGGAATGAACTTACGAATCCGGAATCACTTCAGGTCGGAACAGTGCTTAAGATAAAGGCTGAGAGGCTTTAA